The Triticum urartu cultivar G1812 chromosome 6, Tu2.1, whole genome shotgun sequence genome includes the window ttgacaccgcaaaagtagaaatcaagaaggagcatcaattgttgatggttggtgaaaccactagtttcaagaagggcaagggaacaaagggatacttcatgaaatggcaattcagctgctgctctagtgaagaaacccaaggttgaacccaaacccgagactgagtacttctgtaataaggggaacagccactggagcagaattaccctagatacttggtagatgagaaggctggcaaggtcgatagaagtatattggatatacattgtgttgatgtgtactttactagtactcctagtagcaccagggtattagataccggttcggttgctaagtgttagtaactcgaaataaaagctacggaataaacggagactagctaaaggtgagatgacgatatgtgttggaagtatttccaaggttgatcaaatattgtacgctccctctaccatcgagattggtgtttgcgttgagcatagacatgattggattatgtctatcgcaatacggttattcatttaaggagagagtaatggttactctgtttatttgaataataccttcaatggtcttacacctaaaatgaatggtttattgaatctcgatcgtagtgatacacatgttcatgccaaaagatagtaatgatagtaccacctacttgtggcactgccacttaagtcatatcggtataaaacgcatgaagaagctccatgttgatggatctttggactcactcatttttgaaaggattgagacatgcgaaccatgtttgttggtagatatgcatgaagaaactctatacagatggatcgtttggactcacttgattttgaatcacttgagacatgcaaatcataccacatgggcaagatgactgaaagcctcgttttcagtaaaatggaactagaaagcaacttgttggaagtaatacattttggtgtgtgcagtccaatgagtgctgaggcgtgtagtggatatcattatgttcttacttcacagatgatttgagtagatgttgagtatatttacttgatgaatcacgagtctgaattattgaaaggttcaagtaattttagggtgaagttcaaagatcgtcgtgacaagaggataaaagatctatgatatgatcatagagatgaatatctgaataacgagtttggcacagaattaagacattgtggaaattgtttcacaactaatacagcctggaacaccatagtgtgatggtgtgtccgaacatcataactgcaccctattggatatgatgcataccatgatgtctcttatcgaattaccacaatagtttatgggttaggcattagagacaaccacattcactttaaatagggcaccatggaattccgatgagatgacaccatatgaactatggtttagagaaacctaagctatcatttcttaaaagtttggggctgcgacgcttatgtgaaaaagtttcaggctgataagctcgaacccaaagcggataaatgcatcttcataggacacccaaaacagttgggtatacctcctgtctcagattcgaaagcaataagggattgtttctagaatcgggtcctttctcgaggaaaagtttctctcaaaagaattgagtgggaggatggttgagacttgatgaggttattgaaccgtctcttcaactagtgtgtggcagggcacaggaagttgttcttGTGGCAcatacaccaattgaagtggaagcttatgatagtgatcatgaaacttcagatcaagtcactaccaaacctcgtgggatgacaaggatgcgtactacttcagagtggtacgtaatcctgtcttggaagtcatgttgctagacaacaatgaacctacgagctatggagaagcaatggtgggcctgaattctgataaatggctcgaggccataaaatctgagaaaggatccatgtatgaaaacaaagtgtagactttggaagaactacttgatggtcgtaaggctgttaagtacatatggattttaaaaggaagacagacaatgatggtaagtgtcaccattgagaaagctcgacttgtcgttaagatgtttcccgacaagttcaaggagttgactacgatgagactttctcacacgtagcgatgctaagagtctgttggaataatattagcgattactgcattatttatgaaatcttgcagataggatgtcaaaacattgtttccttgacatttttttgaggaaaggttgtatgtgatacaaaccggaaggttttgtcaatcctgaaagatgctaataagtatgcaaagctccagcaaaccttctagggactggagtaagcatctcggagttggaatgtatgctttgatgagatgatcaaagattttgggtgtatacagagtttatgagaaacttgtatttccaaagaagtgagtgggagcactataaaatttctgataagtatatgttgttgacatattgtggatcggaaatgatgtagaatttctagaaagcatgcagagttatttgaaaagtgtttttaatggaaagcctggattaagctacttgaacgttgagcatcaagatctataaggatagatcaaaaacgcttaatggtactttcaaatgagcacataccttgacatgatcttgaaggtgttcaagatggatcagccaaagaaggagttcttgcctgagttgtaaggtatgaagttaagacttaaagctcgaccacggcagaagaaagaggaaggatgaaggtcgtcccctatgcttaagacataggccctacagtatgctatgctgtgtaccgcacctgaaatgtgccttgccatgagtcagtcaaggggtacaagagtgatccaagaatggatcacaagacagcggtcaaagttatccttagtaactagtggactaaggaatttttctcgattatggaggtggtaaaagagttcgacgtaaagagttacgtcgatgcaagcttaacacctatccggatagctctgagtagagataccggatacgtataatggagcaacaatttagaatagctccaagtagaacagttatttgaaatggctccaaatatagcgtagtagctgcatctacaagatgacatagagatttgcgaagtacatacggatctgaaagattcagacccgttgactataacatctctcacaagcaaaacatgatcaaacccagaactcattgagtcttaatcacacgatgatgtgaactagtttagtgacactagtaaactctttggatgttggtcacatggcgatgtgacatgtgagtgttaatcacatggcaatgtgaactagattattgactctagtgcaagtgggagactattggaaatatgccctagaggcaataataaattagttattattatatttccttgttcatgataatcgtttattatccatgctagaattgtattgataggaaactcagatacatgtgtggatacatagacaacaccatgtccctagtaagcctctagttgactagctcgttgatcaatagatggttacggtttcctgaccatggacattggatgtcattgataacgggatcacatcattaggagaatgatgtgatggacaagacccaatcctaagcatagcactagatcgtgtagttcgtatgctaaagcttttctaatgtcaagtatcatttccttagaccatgagattgtgcaactcccggataccgtaggagtgctttgggtgtgccaaacgtcacaacgtaactgggtggctataaaggtacactacgggtatctctgaaagtgtctgttgggttggcacgaatcgagactgggatttgtcactccgtgtgacggagaggtgtctctgggcccactcggtaggacatcatcataatgtgcacaatgtgatcaaggagttgatcacgggatgatgtattacagaacgagtaaagagacttgccggtaacgagattgaacaaggtatcgggataccgacgatcgaatctcgggcaagtatcgtaccgctagacaaagggaattgtatacgggattgattaagtccttgacatcgtggttcatccgatgagatcatcgtggaacatgtgggagccaacatgggtatccagatcccgctattggttattgaccggagagtcatctcggtcatgtctgcatgtctcccgaacccgtggggtctacacacttaaggttcggtgacgctagggttgtagggatattatatgcggtaacccgaatgttgttcggagtcccggatgagatcccggacgtcacgaggagttccggaatggtccggaggtaaagaattatatataggaagtgctattttggctatcgggacaagtttcggggtcaccggtattgtaccgggaccaccgaaagggtcctgggggtccaccgggtggggccacctgccccggggggccacatgggctttagggggtgcgccttggcctatatgggccaagggcaccagccccaaaaggtccatgcgccaagaatcaagggaaaggaagagtcctaaagggggaaccttccttggaggaagggccaaggctgcgcctccccccctctcccttggccctatatatagtgggggaagggagggcagcaccaccccaaggcctggcgcctccctctccctcccgtgacacatctccctccttccgcagcgcttagcgaagtcctgttggaatcccgctacttccaccaccacgccgtcgtgctgttggatctccatcaacctctccttcccccttgctggatcaagaaggaggagacgtcgctgctccgtacgtgtgctgaacacggaggtgccgtccgttcggcgctaggatcatcagtgatttggatcacgacgagtatgactccatcaaccccgttctcttgaacgcttcctcgcgcgatctacaagggtatgtagatccactcctccctcgttgctagatgactccatagattgatcttggtgacacgtaggaaaattttgaattattgctacgttccccaacagctacccacttggtactctggggagctgtgatataaaaccactcccgctgccataaactggacacctctggaaaggaaccctctggccatggaatATCAGCGTTCTTGCTTATTatagcacctccgcactctgcgtgtcgcccctcgatcatcttcggcttcacattgaaggtcttgagccacaggacaaagtgtggggtaatgcggaggaaggcgtcacacacgacgatgaacgacgagatgtgaaggagggaatctagggccaggtcatggaaatccagcccgtaatagaacatgagccccctaacaaagggatccagagcgaggcctagccctcggaggaagtgagagatgaataccACGCTCTCGCCGGgtttgggagtgggaatgacctgccctcgagcaggcagcctatgccagGTTTCGCCGGTCAAATACCTGGCCtctcttaacttcttgatgtcttcatctataacagaggaaggcatccaccgaccttgaaggttggatccggacatggttgaaggtccgaagcgcctgaactGAACCTTgagtgttggaactcgaggcgggggaaggattcgatggAGTACGAGAAGgaaaaaaggacaggccttgacctctttataaagagggtgaatatcaagcatcctccctgtggccgtttgggacttgcctaaaatcgaggagtcacaccaacgggcacgattgggttactcatgtccgtattgatgagaatcccgtaataagggggacacgatctctgcttcgacaagacgtgtcaagaaaaccgcctcgcaatatgtgaaGTGCtagttgagaaaaacggttcgaataatgaccgggccgtggCATGATGTCGCGTGCtgaacatgtcagcagattagatttgtgaaaacattattctctctacggtggtatgtggaacttattttgcagagccggacactatccttgtgttcaaaatcttctatggagtattcggaggaggaacccgccttgcaatgccgaaaacaaatctgcgtgctggactcatcgtcattgaagcctggttcaagggctactgagggagtcctgcattaggggtctccggacagccggactatatcctttaaccggactgttggactataaagacacaagattgaagatttcgtcccgtgtccggatgggactcttcttggcatggaaggcaagcttggcaatactgATATGTAGATCCcgtcccttgtaaccgactctatgtaaccctagcccctctggtgtctatataaaccggaaggtttagtccgtaggacaacaacaatcataccataagctaacttctagggtttagcctctacgatctcgtggcagatcaactcttgttatactcatatcatcaatatcaatcaagcaggacgtagggtattatctACATCAaaagggtccgaacctgggtaaacatcgtgtccctgcctcccatccgccttagacgcacagttcgggaccccctatccgaaaTCCGCCGGATTTGACACCGACAACTACCCATTCCCTTTTATCTTCTTACCTATCGCGGAGCACCCTCGTCACCCCTCTCCACTGTGGGATGTTGCGCACAAGCGACAACGTTGTTACGAGCTGCCAAGAGCAACCACAAGAGGAACAACGTCAGCGTCACCGAGTTTTGGTGAGTCTCCAAATGGATATGTGACCGGTGCAAAGTCGATGTTGCAACCAACACATGCTGATGCTGGTACCGGTGAAAGCAAAGCTACGACGATGGTGCGACAGCTGCGTTGGGGTGGCGTGATGCTGCAACCAGTGCTCGGAGATGCTGAAATGGGCGATGTGGGCAGCGTTGAACGCTGCGACGGGACTATACAATGTTGCAGCCTTTGCCGGAAATGTAGGAACCGGTGATGCGTGAAGGTACGACGGCGCTGCTAAAATCCACGGTGGGAAAGCGCGATGCTGCAACCGTCGCCGGATATGCTGGAACCAGTGATGCATGATGAAGCCGCAATGCCAACGCTGAAAGCTGCGACGACCGACGGGACGGCGCGATGTTGTAACTATTGGTTTAGCAGCCGTGATAAGCGTCCCCAAGCACTACTACTCCGCTGCGCAGGTCGATCCATGCGACGGTTCCTTATGTGACCGATCGCTCGCTACGCCGGTCAACCACTTCGTCGACCATTTTCCAAACTTGTCTCGCACGACCTGAAAACCAACGGTGAACACATGGCCACATTTGGTCACTATTTGGATGGTTAGGAGGTGCTATCTTCAGCCCATCAACCCATTTATCTGTATTTATTTTACGCTTTTCGGCGATGTGCGTTAAGTAAGAGGAGACGTCTCCATTCACTACATGCATGTGGCGACTTTATCAATCTTATAAAATAATGTGTTGGTTTAGTCTTTTAAAGATGCTTATACAGTAATAATGTGTGCATATGTTTTCTTATTCGTCGGTCGGTTGAAAACTTGAAATCACACTTTACTGCAGGCCATCGATCCCGTACGACGTGTGAAACAGTGATCGATGGTCGATCAGTGACGTGTACGTACTACGAAATGGAAGAAAATACTACTCGAAATGTTTTTCTTGTGGCCAACGAATCTCCAGAAAATCAATCGAGATGTAACAACGCGCCTGCTTTTTACCGGCCGCTCACCCTTCCACGAGAAGCTCCGGGGAGTACACACAGACCATAGGATTTGCTCCGACAAGTCTCCGGCCGCAGCTTCAACCACACACCGCGGTCCGCAGTTCACACGCATTAAAACGGCAGCCGGAGTCGCAACCACCACCGCTCGCCTGCTCCGCGGCCTCCAACAGCCCACGCccatgccgccgccgcccgaggacCATCCCCTGCCGCGGCCAAAGCCGAAGCCTCCCAAGCCCAGGCCCaggccggagaggatgaggccgaaGCCGGAGCCGGTGCGCGACCAGCCCGACGCCGTCTTCCCGTTCCCTGCCGACACCTTGGCCTGCGCCGCGCACTGCTCAGAGCCGTGCGCCCACTACGGCCTctgccggccgccgccgccctcgcgcACCGCCACCGTGCACCTCCGGCCCTCCTCCCGCCTCCCCACCCCGCTCGTCGCTGTATCGGCGTCCGTCCTCGCCGTGTCCGTGGTGCTCCTCCTCGTCCTGCTCGTCTGCCACGTCgtgcgccggcgccggcgccagcgcgccaacgctgcgccgctgccgctgccgctgcaCCACCAGGCCGCCCAGGGGGGGCCTCCGGCCGACGTGGCGGTCCCGGTGCCAGCGGACAGCGACTCCGACGACGGGGTGCACCACGTGTGGTACATACGCACCGTGGGGCTCGACGAGCGCGCCATCGCGGCCATCACCGCGCTGGTGTACGACCCCGACAAGTGCCGCGCCCTGGGgctcggcggcgacggctgcgcgGTGTGCCTCGCGGAGTTCCGCGGCGGGGAGACGCTGCGCCTGCTGCCGCGGTGCGGCCACGCGTTCCACCGCGGCTGCATCGACACCTGGCTCCGCGCCCATGTCAACTGCCCGCTCTGCCGCGCTCCGGTCAGGGTCGCCGCCGGCGCGCACCAGACCGCCGCCCCCGGTAGCAACGTGAGCGAGCCCGCGGCAAACCTAGCCGCGGCCGATGGTGCTGGCGCCGAGGAGACCGGGGGCGACGTCGTCCTGTCGACGGAGATGGCTGTGAGGCGCGCCGCGTCCATGATGGCGCTCCCGAGGCTGCCGTGGCCGGACGTCTCCCTACGGCCGCTGGCGTCGAACAGTGCGCGAGAGGGGGAGATGATGGGCCTAGCGAAGTTCAGTAGAGCGCTGAAATCGTGCGAAGCGTTGGAGATGGCCGGCGTCGCGGTAGGCAGGTCGGCGTCGTTCGGCGCGGCGCCGCCGCGTTTTCCGGGGCGGTCAGGCCAACCGGCCACCGGCGTCAACGCCGATGAGATCCAACGTTGAACTGCGATCGATGCTGCTGCTGGGGTGGAAGTTTTTGGAGTGAACAGCGTGAGCTTGTGCATACACCCTGAGAATGTCAGAAATTGTAAATAAGAATTGCTGACGCAAAAGTTGTGCTCTCGATCTTCTATGCAAGAATCTACTAATAAGCTATGAAGATCTTAGATATGAGCATCATAAGCGCATGTTCATCTTCTGGTTCGTTCATATATGTGCTTTAAAAAGTATGTGTTGTTACAAAAAAAAATGCTTATCGATTTCAAGTTTCATTTAATCTTTCCATGCCATGTATATTCAATTTTTTGGGCAATTGCTTGGATTAAGTCTTAGTCGATGCTATATTCATAACATCCTATGTGGAGAACCAtgcaaattttttattttttatttatatattATGTTACTTGACTTAAACTTTGttaagtctcagtcgactgagacctAACCATACCTATTTTGTATACTAGCTAGTTTTGGGGGTTTGCCGGAATTAACAAGTTTTGATTCAGTTGCGATTCACCGTTTTGGACGTCTGATGATCATCAAGTTGATAAAGTTTCAGGTCCCAAGCTAGTAAAGTAAGCATGCAGCTAATTTCGATCCATTTCAACCCAGTTAAAGCGTGGGGATGGTGATGTGGAATTTATCCTGTTCCAATCTGAAATGAGCTGGATCCCATTTCCAATCCTCTGCGCCCAAAAGAACGCATTATCTTAGATTCATAAAagaaaatactccctccgttcttaaatatAAGTCATTTTTAAGATTTCACTATAAACTATATAGAAAGTAAAATGAGTTAATTTATATTttaaaatatatctatatatTCGTATATAGTTTATaatgaaatatctaaaaagattTAGATTTAGGAAAGGAGAGAGTACAATAGAGACTTGCCTGCCTGAATCAGAATTCTCAAGGAAGTTCCAGCGAGCGACTGGTCACCCACCTTGCCTTTTTGTCACCATCGCCCTACCAAGACTGCATTAAAAATGATGCCTCCATTGGCACTGCCAAAGCAGGAGGCGAGGTGGGCAGTCAATCCCAGTCACCTCATCAAAATGCAGATGTGCATCATTTATTTGCACCAAGAAACTGCTGCTGTTCATTAAATGAGATGGGTGAGCGTCAGGCGTGAGAGTCCGAGAGATGGAGTAGAAATCAAGCACTTGAGAGTCCATCGACGGTTCTTTCATGCGAGATATTGGTGCAGCAGGTACAGGTATGATCCTCAGGGACAGCAATGGCACTGTTATTTTCTCAGCATATCTGTACTTATTCCACTGCAAAGATGCCCTTAAAGCTGAGATTAGTGCCACTCTTGAAGGACTGTCACTGAGCATGTAACGGTCAGAGTTGCCTATCATTATTCATTCTGATAGCTCAACTGTTATTGCGGCCTTCACAAACGATTTACTGGACCGGTCGGCATATGGTCATCTGATTATGGAGATTAAGAACATGCTAGCTCTTGGATGTTTATTCTGTTAAAAGTAGATCGTAGTTAAAATAGAGTTGTTCATAGTCTAGCTAATATTGGTCATTCTGGGGTTGCACCGCCTGTTGGGTGCAGCGAGTTCTAGACGCTGCTTCAGAGTTTGTATTAGCAGTCTGTAACACTATTTCTAAGGAATAAAACTCATGCTTTACCTCGCAAAAAAATTTGTACAACCAACGAATGGCTATATGACGTTgacatgtcatctatagccaagATTATTGCTAGCATGTACAATAGTTAGATGTAAATGTGTGCTACTTTATTAATGCATGGCCCACACCCTAGACCGTACTCTCACATCGTGCCTAGGAGCATGTGTTGCAGCTGGCTCTTATTCTATAGCCGGCTCatcttctctctcctcttctctcccCTCCGTGTCAGCAAAAATATAATATTTTAACTGTTATACCCCGCGTTCTCACATTGTACTTGCTCCGAGGAGATTGGACAAGGATCATTAAGCTCTGTCGTGTTTGTCCTCCGGGTAGGCTGTTTCTTGCGGAAAGAAGTCTGTATTACAACGAGTAGGGCATTTTGGAGGGCAAGCTATCctgaatttttttcaaaaaataaaagtcaatttttttttcaatt containing:
- the LOC125515659 gene encoding RING-H2 finger protein ATL52-like, encoding MPPPPEDHPLPRPKPKPPKPRPRPERMRPKPEPVRDQPDAVFPFPADTLACAAHCSEPCAHYGLCRPPPPSRTATVHLRPSSRLPTPLVAVSASVLAVSVVLLLVLLVCHVVRRRRRQRANAAPLPLPLHHQAAQGGPPADVAVPVPADSDSDDGVHHVWYIRTVGLDERAIAAITALVYDPDKCRALGLGGDGCAVCLAEFRGGETLRLLPRCGHAFHRGCIDTWLRAHVNCPLCRAPVRVAAGAHQTAAPGSNVSEPAANLAAADGAGAEETGGDVVLSTEMAVRRAASMMALPRLPWPDVSLRPLASNSAREGEMMGLAKFSRALKSCEALEMAGVAVGRSASFGAAPPRFPGRSGQPATGVNADEIQR